ATTTATCAAGACTACTACGATCCCGTCTCCTCCAAGAACGACGTTCTCTGGATCCAGCTCGGACCTGACACGTCCGCTGGCGCTTCCGGGACCGATGCTCTTCTCAGTGGTCTTGAGATTTTCAAGCTAAGCAAGAATGGGAACCTAGCTCATCTCGTGAGGTTTGATTCGTCTGGTCACTCGGTAGATAACTCGAGGATGAGGATTATTTGGATCAGCTTTAGTGCAGGTGTAGCAACCCTCGTTCTTTTGGCCTTCTTGGTGACTATGGTTGTGTGTTTGTGCAAGATGAGGAGTCGAAACAAATCAGATGATGACGACTCCAAAAACAACCCTCCTGGCTGGCGTCCGTTGTTCTTGCACGTCAACAACAGTACTACAAACGCGGGTGGCGGCGGCTCGCTGAGGCTGAACACTCTCGCGGCGTCCACCATGGGTAGGAAGTTTACGTTGGTTGAGATTCGTGCAGCTACCAAGAACTTTGACGACGGTTTAGCTATTGGAGTTGGAGGGTTCGGTAAAGTGTACAGAGGAGAGCTTGAAGATGGGACTGTCATAGCTATCAAACGAGCGACCCCGCATTCTCAGCAAGGGCTTGCTGAGTTCGAGACGGAGATCGTGATGCTCTCGAGGCTTAGGCATAGGCATCTTGTGTCTTTGATCGGGTTCTGCGATGAGCACAACGAGATGATCTTGGTTTACGAGTACATGGCTAATGGAACTCTGAGGAGCCATCTGTTTGGAAGCAACCTACCTCCTTTGTCGTGGAAGCAACGGCTTGAGGCTTGTATAGGCTCTGCAAGGGGGTTGCATTACCTCCACACGGGGTCTGAGAGAGGAATCATCCACAGAGATGTCAAGACGACGAATATATTACTAGACGAGAACTTTGTGGCCAAGATGTCTGATTTTGGGCTGTCTAAAGCTGGACCTTCGATGGACCATACTCATGTGAGTACAGCTGTGAAAGGGAGTTTCGGGTATCTTGATCCTGAGTACTTCAGGAGGCAGCAGCTGACAGAGAAGTCAGATGTGTACTCTTTTGGTGTTGTGTTGTTTGAAGCTGTTTGTGCTCGAGCTGTTATAAACCCGACTTTGCCTAAAGACCAGATCAACCTTGCGGAATGGGCTTTAAGCTGGCAGAAACAGAGGTCTCTCGAGTCGATCATCGACCGGAATCTGAGAGGGAACTACAGTCCTGAGTCGTTGGAGAAGTATGGTGAGATAGCGGAGAAGTGCTTAGCGGATGAAGGGAAGAACAGGCCGATGATGGGAGAGGTTTTGTGGCATTTGGAGTATGTTTTGCAGCTTCATGAAGCTTGGCTTCGCAAACAGAATGGAGAGAACTCGTTTTCGAGCAGCCAAGCGTTAGAAGAAGCGCCGGAGAGTTCTCTGCAAGCTTGTTGTTCCAATCAAGATTCCTCAGAAGCGGAGAAGAGCCAAACAGGATCAACTCT
The Raphanus sativus cultivar WK10039 chromosome 1, ASM80110v3, whole genome shotgun sequence DNA segment above includes these coding regions:
- the LOC108863455 gene encoding probable receptor-like protein kinase At1g30570, whose translation is MSKQRTKFVELVLLLIIFTCVVGYGEAQSKSFLVDCGSNTSTKADGRIWVGDSSPNSSLSLISSGLDAATSSTPSQSSSSVFAEIYKSARVFTTTLNYSFHEIPQGSYFVRLHFSPFSMGDHNVNDSSFSVYANGLRLMLDINVQGEIAHKNLILLSSGHNATASSLVKEFLLPIGPEKLVLSFIPEKESFGFVNAIEIVSVDDKLFKDSVTKVGGSEVELGLGGRGVETMYRLNVGGPKLGPSQDLNLYRTWETDSSYMVIENAGEHVDNSSSISYASHNDSPVAPLLVYETARTMSSDTEVLEKRFNMSWKFEVDPNFDYLVRLHFCELVVDKQNQRIFRVYINNQTAAGNFDIYARAGGKNKAIYQDYYDPVSSKNDVLWIQLGPDTSAGASGTDALLSGLEIFKLSKNGNLAHLVRFDSSGHSVDNSRMRIIWISFSAGVATLVLLAFLVTMVVCLCKMRSRNKSDDDDSKNNPPGWRPLFLHVNNSTTNAGGGGSLRLNTLAASTMGRKFTLVEIRAATKNFDDGLAIGVGGFGKVYRGELEDGTVIAIKRATPHSQQGLAEFETEIVMLSRLRHRHLVSLIGFCDEHNEMILVYEYMANGTLRSHLFGSNLPPLSWKQRLEACIGSARGLHYLHTGSERGIIHRDVKTTNILLDENFVAKMSDFGLSKAGPSMDHTHVSTAVKGSFGYLDPEYFRRQQLTEKSDVYSFGVVLFEAVCARAVINPTLPKDQINLAEWALSWQKQRSLESIIDRNLRGNYSPESLEKYGEIAEKCLADEGKNRPMMGEVLWHLEYVLQLHEAWLRKQNGENSFSSSQALEEAPESSLQACCSNQDSSEAEKSQTGSTLHNIV